GAGCTTTAGAAGTTGCAAATTTTTTGGCTGAATTGAATTTAGCTCTATGGTTCTGGAAATTGTTATTCCTTAAATACTTTCGTAAGAGTGCCATTCTTTCCATGTCTTAGGACCAGAAGCTGAAATTGTAACTGGACTGGCGCggatagattttttttctttatatggACTAGTGCATATAGATGTGTGATGGGATCATCTGCTTTGTTATGCTGTTTATGTGGCATGCCAGTATCATGATATCAATAAGAAAATTGAAACTGTCCGGTGCGATTTTCTGCACGATTGACACGTCAACTCCTGATCCCAAGGAATGACGTACATGGTGAATCAACGTACCGGTGAAACAAGAACAGATGGTTCTCTATGGTCGGGGGGTACTTCGATGTTCAAGTCAGTAATCTTTTAGAGAGACAAATCAGAGAGCATCAACAATGGATTTTCACAGGCCTAACCTTCATTTTTATAGTTTTTGTGGAATGGTTCCTTTTTAAAGTTGTTGTAGAATGGTCTGTTGGGAATTTCTTATCCCAAATCTGGTTGATCTCGTCGTTGAATTTTGAGTTGCATATAACAATTTATCTTGATGTTCATCAATTGGTTTGAACCTTCTGACTTTGTATCCTCCTGGATTAAGGTGAGGAAGTTTCTTTCTCCTCCCTTGCCATCCGTACTAAATATGTGATTTTTACTCATCCACATAAACATATTCCATGAAAGGGAGTTTATGATAGCATCTTTTACCATAACAAATATTTTGTCAATAACAAAGACAAAGTTTGAATCAAATACAAGATGCATACAAGCTCAACAATTAGATTGCAAGaacaaaatacaatatcttTGAAAAAAATCAAGCCAGCGAAAGTTATATTACTTTTACAAGAACAAACCAGCTTAACAAATCACCATTtataaaatacataaaaatattacaaaTCTCCAGAAAACATGGGGTTACTAAGGACCAAAACTTCATAAATCACAAACATAACCCCCTTATTTGATTCAACCACAAACATAAATAATAACAAACCAACATCATCTTTGGTTATGGAAGTaaccaaaaataaattaattcacATCTCTGCCTCGTCCTCGTCCTCGTACTCTTCCTCGTCTTCTGCAACTGCATCTTGATATTGCTGATATTCTGATACCAAATCATTCATGTTACTCTCTGCCTCAGTGAATTCCATTTCATCCATTCCTTCCCCAGTGTACCAATGCAAGAAAGCCTTTCTCCTAAACATGACAGTGAATTGCTCCGATACGCGCCTAAACATTTCTTGGATGGAAGTAGAATTCCCCATGAATGTCGAAGACATGGACAACCCGGTTGGAGGAATGTCACAGACACTTGACTTAACATTGTTGGGAATCCATTCAACAAAATATGAGGAGTTCTTGTTTTGTATATTGATCAGCTGCTCATCCACCTCTTTAGTACTCATTTTGCCTCGGAATAGAGCTGATGCTGTCAAGTATCTGCCGTGGCGAGGATCAGCAGCACACATCATGTTCTTGGCATCCCACATTTGCTGTGTGAGTTCAGGGATTGTGAGGGCGCGGTACTGCTGTGATCCGCGGGATGTTAAGGGTGCAAAGCCAACCATGAAGAAGTGAAGCCGCGGAAATGGTATCAAATTCACTGCTAGTTTTCTGAGATCCGAGTTTAGTTGGCCGGGAAATCGAAGGCAGCATGTTACTCCACTCATTGTGGTTGAGATCAAATGGTTCAAATCACCAACTGTAGAATGCACAAACATGTATGCATCCTGGAAATCAAAAACTCATAACAAGGGTGCAAAAATTGCAGTAAAAAAATGGCAACTTACAGCTTGGATTGGTGAGCTTGAGCGTGCGGAAGCAGATGTCATAGAGAGCTTCATTGTCAAGGACCATACACTCATCCGCATTCTCGACTAACTGGTGTACAGAAAGGGTAGCATTGTAGGGTTCAACGACAGTATCAGAGACTTTTGGTGAGGGAAAAACAGAGAAAGTCATCATCATACGATCGGGATACTCTTCCCTGATCTTTGATATCAGTAGAGTCCCCATTCCTGATCCAGTTCCACCTCCCAGTGAATGACAAATCTGAAATCCTATCAAATAACAAgcagagggggaaaaaaaaagagagtcaaTTTAGGCATCAACATGACCATATTCAGATTTGAAGGACAAATACTACCTTGTAAGCAGTCACAATTCTCAGCCTCTTTACGGACAACATCGAGCACCGAATCGATCAATTCAGCTCCTTCAGTGTAATGTCCCTTAGCCCAGTTGTTTCCAGCACCATTTTggccaaaaacaaaattgtcAGGTCTGAAGATTTTCCCATAAGGACCTGCACGCAGACTGTCCATGGTACCTGGCTCTAAGTCCATCAAGATGGCTCTAGGCACGTACCGGCCACCACTTGCTTCATTATAGTAAACATTAACTCTCTCAAGCTGCACACGAGAGTTTCCAACATAATTTCCTGTGGCATCAATTCCATGTTCATCACACACCACCTCCCAAAACTTGCCTCCAATCTGGTTCCCACATTGGCCTGCCTGAACATGGAgaatttctctcatttttctgttctttttctttctctaaaCAAGTGTATTAAAGGGAGAGAGAGGGAGTACTGAACAAGATTGAAATGGTGTTGGCCTTATGTAGGCAGCACAAGAGGGATAGAATTGCATGTCATCTGTCTATTTTAGGAGGGGCCAATGTGTATAACCCAACAAAAATGGTGAGCTGTATATGAAAGGAGACAAACATACTGCATGGAAAACCCCTCTGGCTTCAACCAACACATCCTCTTACAATGATTTCCCAACTGTCACTAAGATTCCAAAAATGCCTTCAATTTCTTGTAATTTCCATAAAAAAAGGAAGTATGTAAGAATAGGGTAGTTTAGTCATGTGGATGGAGATAAGGTAGTTACACCATAAAAATCAGTGcaagattccattgttttatcAGGGCACAGAAGGTGAAACAGGGAAAAGGGTGTGAAGTTTCAATCAATTATTAGAGTGATTACCTAATAAAATATACATGACTGACTGTCTGTCTGTCTGGCCCTATTTGCAGATCAAGTAGTTGGCCACTTGGTGATGGAATCCTATAATGAAATATCTCGAAGATAATGgtttttttcaatttggttcctcataacatttttgttttcaatcatgTCACTCAATTATCAATTTCATTACAATTAGGGCATTCTGCTAGATTGATTGTCAGCGTTAGGATTGCCAGTTTTCTGAGGTGGGTTTCGGTTTTTTAGTCATCGTTAAACCCTCGAAACTTGTTTTAGGTCAATTGGTGATCAGCAGAGGAGCTAGAGGAGGGAGAGGGTTTGTGGCAATGGCGGATCCACGATCCAAATTTACTGGGGCACAATAAAATAGCGGGCCCCcaaaaatttttttgggttattttataTGACATGAATATAATGTAATAATTTCAGACAATCAAAATCACTAAAAACATCATTTGGATTCAAACAAGCAACACAAAGAAACAACTCAGAATTGACCTCATTGAATCGATCATTAAGCTCCAAAAGTTACTTATCCACAATCGTATTAAAGCATTCCacatgataattaaattcattaataCTGTTGCTTTTACGtcgggggtgatatgaatcgaCATACTCTTCCTCCATattcaaaaattcaattttgtGCTCATTACAGAAGgtagtaattttttttggggGTTGATTATTTTTCATTGGGGGCTAATTAGTTTTTGCATGGGCTGGTACATAAagctcaaaataaaaaattccaaaatttcaCTTGGAGCCCAACCCCCAGTGATTATGTACCAAATCCGTCCCAGGCCGCTCGAGCGGCCCATGATGTATCTTCTATTCCCGCTGGCCTCTTTTGGCAAGCGGCCTTCCAATGTCTTTTTATGACTGATTCATCTTTCTCTTCACTTCTTCGCTCCAGATCTTAACACCAACTCTTCTACAATAAAAGCACAAGAAATTCAAATAACATCAACTCAATTTCATCAAAATTATCGAGAACTTAATTAGAAATACACACAAAAGTATGGTATAAAAATACGCACATCACTTAGGCAATGACTCCGCCCACTTATAttttcaattagcatggctCCGATCGACTAGTTTCTAGCTTAGCTCTTTACTTTCCAAGCCTCCACAACTATGTTTCTGATTTAGCTTGTAAAACACACCCCAATATATTCCAGGATGTATTCCCATTCAATAAAATCCTGAGGCATTCCagtaatgtgttgtttttcttgaGTCTTGTGTTCTTAGTTTGCACAAAACTCGTTTGGTGAACAAGTCAAATTTGGTGCAGCCCCTTATCAAAAATCTTTGAACTGACAGTAAGTCCTGTCACACCTGAATAAACATTGTCCATAACCCAAACACTTATACCCCTAAGTGTTGGAATTTGGATATTTCATGTCCAACGCAAAAGATAGCGAACAATTAGACTAATATTTGAAATAGGAACATGAACAGGTCCGATGGTTTGACAGAATTTGACAGATTGTTTCAGATCCGACAGTCATAAGACTCAAGAAAATCTTATACCTAACATCTACACCTAAACGAAAGCAATGAACAACATAAATAACAGATTAATCTTTGAATTATGAAAAATAGAtcgggagagagagagagaagagagaagaaagagaagaagacaaaaagataaaaagagacgaagaagaaagagaagagagagaagaagaagaaagaaagatacgaagaagaaagaaaaaagaaagccaATTGTGTAAAACTGAAGGATATAATATATGATGGAAAAATAAATGATCATTTTATGGATATTTTTATgtccatttattttttttattggaccTATATATCCAAAAGTCCACTAATTGGTACCGAACTGCATTCTCCCAAATCTAAACCTATTAAATTGGGCTCACAATGTCAAGCCCAAATACGATTCACTATATTGAAGCCCAAATCAGACTTATTGTCAACCGGTTCCAATCGAAGTTCCAACCACAACTCTAGAAGGATCCAATgtaaccaataaaaaaaaaagagaattaaataaaaatcagaTGTGGCTTCCCCGGAAAGCCACAACACTATCACTACGTACACATGTTAGAGATAAggtgagaaagagagagacggAGGATAGCTATCTGGTGGCTCTTGGTCAAATCACAAAAGGGAAGAAGTCGACATTACACTACACTATTTTGCTAATTGGAGCTACTTTCCTGTATTTCATGATTCAAGTTcagattgattgtttatttttGGGCTTCTTTTTCTAGTTTAAGCGATGGATTTTGTAACGCCATATCACATTGGGTACGCGAAACTACTAAAATAACTTCAACCATATTTATTATGCAAAATCCTCAAGAAGAGTTGAATTAAAATTCAACTAAACGTTAGAATGTTTTTTTAGATATTATTCAGAATAATTCAaacaattcaaaaaatatttggaaTCATGAAAAATCAAATCTTATGCAAAacaaccctaaccctaacccttcAGGATCCTAATATTCATGTCATCGTGAATCATTCCACGGGATGTCGGCCTCCCTCATCGAAATCAtcttgaaaaagaaaagccaAAAAGGGATGGGCTATAAAATTCAATAGGAATAAATACATGACAAGAGCTCGGGTATCTATAAGCAAATATCAATCACGAGAGCAATATGTATAAGTAGATACAATCGGCCGAAACAAATGGCAAATAGCGCAACAATCAACGAATAAGgagcaaaaaataataaatatggtCATGCCACAATCACTACtaataatgcatatatatatatgcaaacaaatatatatgaaataatcATCCACCACAATCTCTGGCACAACAATATGGAAACACTCATCACGCGTGTAACAACAAGAGGGGAAGTAATTACAGACAATGATCACGTCTCATGCTAGCGATTAGCCAACAACAATGAGGGTACAACCATCCAACCAACTCCGCAATCGATATCCATCCAAACCAACCAGTCAATCAATCATGATGCACCTGGAATCATCCGAAAACTAGtttagaaaataatttatttttttaaaatattatacaagGCTCTAAGAAGAATTCAATCGAACTAAAaaccttttctttgttttaaatctttttttaaGGAACTTTCTATTTAAAtcgataaaaaaataaatatttaataaattctATAAACTTTGAAAGAATTttagaataaaataattttatttaaaagttAGTACTGACAAATCAATGCATGTCTAACTACATGCCGAAAGGAATTTAACAAAACAAGAGAACTACTGCGATTCAAAAAATAGAATACGAAGCCATCAACGAACAAATAATGCTAAAAATAGAATACGAAGCCATCAACGAACAAATAGCAAGCACTAgtcaagaaaataaataattcagaGAATCCTAtgaggcaaaaaaaaatctggCATTAGAGGTCTATAATTACGGAACGACTATCTCAATAGTAGTGTACAATCAACTACGCGTCTACAATGTCTATAACATCTCCTCGATCTCCTATAAAATATATTGACTCATCCGAATTTGCTCGACTATCTAAAATATATTCCCGGTTAGTCTAATTATTTAATGTCATTCTCgattatcccaaaaaaaaaatcatccgcGTATCATTGAGGTGTGCTaagcatacattttttttatggaacGCCACACCCCAACTTGCAACTTTGAAAAATGGAAGCATTTTCTCTAATGAGGTTTCAACAACTTTTATTGATAATTTATGTTTGATCTGGTCATATTATGTTTGATCTGGTCATATTCTCGAAGAGTTTCCTCAAGCCAAGCAGTATATATACATCATAATTATTGCAGTGAAGTTATATATCTATTGAAGTAGGAACAGAAACAACAAAGATACACCCTCAAATTAGAGAGGGTTACGCGCAGCAGGACAATGATGAATTGTCATATAACTCTAATTTACCTCAGTAGAGTAGCTCCTCAAAAACAGGATCCACAGATTGACACCATTTTCCATGGTATAATTCCAGCAGCTTCTCGGCTGGTGTCACACCTGCCATTACGTTGTCACGAATCTCAGACCACCACATACTCTACCAAATAAATGGATTAAAATcacgaaagaaaaaaaatgtgttaaCCGATCCTTGTCAGGAGTATTTACCTTGAACAGCTGAGACATAAGGAAATTACTTTTAAAGgagcaaaagcaaaagcaaaatgcTAACAAAGACTTATCTTTCATATTTACTATACCCAAGGCATGCATTCCTGCGAATTGACTCAAAAGAGGGGCCTCTTTATGTGATGATATGAAGCACTAAACCTCTCGAGGTCAACAAAATAAGTATTGATTTCCCTGTAATTCGTTCACTCTTTGTATCGTTCATGGCACCGCGTCGGTCCCCTATCATCTACttttttataagcaaaactCTTTCTTGAACTGAAAAGGAGAGAAATGATAAACACATACATGATATAGATTATAGATTCCAAAAGAGTTACCTGTTCTAACCACCTCAGCTACCTCATTCAAGAACCCAGATTCCTTAAATCCTCTCCTTTCTAACCCATCCTGCAGAAGAACATCAGATTTAAAGAaacccaaaaaggaaaaagaaaaaaaaaggcagaaCAACCACCACCACTTCATGAAACTTACCTTTGCCAATTTTACAACATCTTGAGCAACATGCCTCAACAATCCATCCCGAAATGCTGTCTTCAGACCTGTCTTTGGAACCTACTTTAAAGATTTATAGATTAGATTCACTATCCAGATCTGCTAAAAGATGGGCTCAGGCTCTTTGTCAATGTTGAAGAATTAAGTACGATCAAGTAATCTTGTAACTAGAACACCTGTTTTGACTATTCCATTGATGTTTGATGTCAAAAGGACTTCTCAAAAATAAGCTTTACGAAGTGCTGCATTGACAGACTTGAAATGAAGGACTGTTACATGTAGCAGTCAAGTTCACCAAACATAGTTAGGAAAAGGATACCAAGAGCAGCTGACCATGTAATGGGAGGTCTTGAAAATTCGGGAGGTTCTCTGGGCACGATGCCATAGAGTACAAACTAAAGACTCGACAAACACAACAGCTGGAAATTTTAATATCCTATCTGATAATGTGCTATGTGCCAAGTGATGAACAGCGCGCAACTTCGATTTCACAAAAAAAGCCGGTTTGATGaacatcaaaaaaaagaaaagaaaaaggtaccCCAGCGTCAATGGGCACAAAAACAGACTATAAAGAAATGGAGTACAATACCTCTAACTGTGAAAAGATTAATACACGTAAGGCTATGAAGACTTTGCTACTACCTTATTCCTCAACATTTCTCGTTCTTCCTTTGTCCAATCAGCTGTCATATCCAGAACATTTTGGAGCGAGACTTCATCATATAATAAGCCTACCTGACAGATCCAAGAAAATCAACATGACTTGCTGGACCAAGTAAGTTTATTACACATTGAGCTCATGCAGGTGTAGAGTGGATGACTTTTTCAGTATGCAAGTAGGGAGACGGGATTTGAAAACGTGACCTCTTTCTTGCTCATGGATATGGGATTTCACTACTCAGCCAAGGGCGAATTCACATATGGGCATAATTAATGCTGATGAAGAGATAGCAGTAATCTCATGTTCTTCATAGACATGTATCACTTTTAACAACGGAAATGTCAACATGGATTTGAAGAATGCACAATATAACACCACataaaattagaaaagaaaagactTTACAGCCAAAAGGTAAAGACTCTCATGTTTAATTCAGGTACCAATAAAAACCGAACGTCTCCAAATAGatcttttcaaattttcacCTTGGTGAAGCTACAAGCATACTTCGACTACTCTACCCTTTTCTCTTCCAACCAAATGATACCACCAAACGCAAAATAGAAAGAATCATTTAGACAGGAATGAAATTAACTACCCAAAATGCTGGCAAAGCACATAACCTCCTCAAAGGCCCTCCATCAGCACCCCGCATCTCCAAGTATCTCTTTAACCTGacctgaaaaaaaatatatggtttaCATATATGTAAATGTATTAAGCCACTTGACCATGAATCCATGCAATAAACCTCAGGATATATTGTTGTCAAATGATTCTCCCAATCGTTAAGGGTAGGCAATTCACCCGGAAGGCAAGGAAGTTTTCCAGCCATAAAGTCCTGCAAAGGTGTGGTACAAGTTATGTTATTCTCGAACAATCAACAGCATAAGCTAGAAAGTAAAGGGCATATAGAGAATTAAGGAAATAATTATTTGAGGACAAAAAAACTTCAAAGCTACTAAGGATAGGTGGAAACCCGAAATGACATCCCAGTACAGTCCATGTACTTCTTTTTACGATAAACAAAATACATTGGCACATCTAGAGCATAGTCAACATACTGTTCAAACCTGCAAAGGATAgtgtaaaaattaaaagaaaaagaatcatgATGTAATACTTCCTCTACACAAATACAACACATATAACTGTAGGAAAATAAAGGATATCTCATAACGTATAATCTCTGGATATGTAGAATGGATAAATTTCTTAGAACTAGGAATCTCACTAATTGCCACCTGACAATTTTATCGTTGGGGCAAATCACAACAGAGCATGGCCATACTTTTAGCAGTTCAATCACTCAGTATATCGAGATTTTTCGATGAAAATGATGCAAAAGGTTAGCACGCTTCACATATCACACAGAATCAGCTCCAAAAATTCTCAAGAAAAAGCAAGCATGGATCTAGTCTGATTTCAACCCTCAATTGAAATTTCCCTGCAAACAATGTGCATCTATTTGCTGAGCACCAAAAAAGAATTTTACTCTTGTGCCACCAAAAAACGACCAAAGTACCTATGttctaaaacatcaaatacAAGAGATTCATCCACTTCACAGGCACCAGAAAACAACTCTGAAAAAAGAGCAGTCTTAAGACATTTACTGCGAACATACCGTAGTATTATAGCTTGCGAGTTAAGCTCCTGTTCGAGGGAATGACTTGAGGGCAATGACCATCACTCATTCCATGCAAACTAGCAAACAGCTCAGACAGACTTACTCGCTtactttttggttttttaaaaCGATAAAGGATGATTTTGGCGACTGTGCCACATAGTGCACAATATTTGTATTAGAAACCAGATATTTTTCAGTCCCAAACAAGCTATAAGATATTGTATATGGGATTGAAAAAGGTTAAACTTACCCAAAAGAGTCATCAAAAACAAAGGGAAGCATGCCAGCACGATTGTTGTCGGTATCAGTCCATATTTTGCTGttcaaagaataaaagagaTAAATAGCGACCTATAAGAAAAAGGAAGTGGTACATTAAAAAGTATAACTATATCATAGTTTTAAAAGAACCTTCTCATGCTGAGATAACCATTTGGCCTTCCTTCAGTGAAAGGGGAATTTGCAAATAGAGCTGTCGCTATCTGCTTATTTGCACAGATTAGAATTCAACAATTGGAGAAATTTAGAGCCAGAAGCAGAAGCACAAAGTTTCTCACCGGCTGCAAAGCAAGACCAGCGCGGAATTTTCTGGTCATGTCAGCTTCAGAGATGAAGTCCAGATTAACCTATTAAAAGTGTTTGTAGACATACATACATCAATTACGGAAATAAATGAGGGGAGAAAACTAGTTTCACCAAATCATTAAAATATCCAGCACTCCAGGGTTAATTTCGGATGTCCAAATTCTAAAAGCGGTGGATGGAAAATTCACCTGAACAGTGCATGTTCTAAACATCGTATGAAGTCCAAGTGAGCCAACTTTAGGCATGTAATTCCTGATAATATTGTACCGTCCCCGTGCCAAAAATAGCATGTCAGAATACAAGTGGCTAAAGTATCTAAAATCAAGAATAATGCTCTTTGGACAAATCAGGAAGGGCTTTGTATATATCAAAGCCCAATAACCCGATAAACCCCTGATCATTCTAAACATGCAACTCTAGCAAAGATGAAGGCTTCTTCTTCATTAAATAACCAAGCTTCCTATAAAATGATCTACAAGAAAATAATGGCAAACATGTGGGCTTGCAGAATTGCAATGACCATGGAAACGACAGAGTCTCAAATGAAGTTTGTAGGTGGCGAATCACCCATCAGCGGCCTGAACATAAAACTACAACAGTGATATTACTCCCCTTTCctattgatgtgccaaatatatacatacatttgcacatcctttacacataagttcatcccattttgagttgattaagagttgatattgcctaagaaaactatatttgcatattgtaggtgccaaggcaaaaaagggaggaaaagagtgcaaaatgaagatttggactccaaaactgatttccgatcgatcggagccattcccgatcgatcggacctgccaaaacactaaaaaactcgtggaggcagattgtatttccgatcgatcggacactgtgtccgatcgatcggaggtactattcacagcttcgcgaaaaagttccgaattcacttgtttttaagccaaaacgaccccaacttgttttgaaaacgacataagagtttgggga
This DNA window, taken from Tripterygium wilfordii isolate XIE 37 chromosome 20, ASM1340144v1, whole genome shotgun sequence, encodes the following:
- the LOC119986864 gene encoding glutamate--cysteine ligase, chloroplastic-like — protein: MIRGLSGYWALIYTKPFLICPKSIILDFRYFSHLYSDMLFLARGRYNIIRNYMPKVGSLGLHTMFRTCTVQVNLDFISEADMTRKFRAGLALQPIATALFANSPFTEGRPNGYLSMRSKIWTDTDNNRAGMLPFVFDDSFGFEQYVDYALDVPMYFVYRKKKYMDCTGMSFRDFMAGKLPCLPGELPTLNDWENHLTTIYPEVRLKRYLEMRGADGGPLRRLCALPAFWVGLLYDEVSLQNVLDMTADWTKEEREMLRNKVVAKSS
- the LOC119986792 gene encoding tubulin beta-1 chain yields the protein MREILHVQAGQCGNQIGGKFWEVVCDEHGIDATGNYVGNSRVQLERVNVYYNEASGGRYVPRAILMDLEPGTMDSLRAGPYGKIFRPDNFVFGQNGAGNNWAKGHYTEGAELIDSVLDVVRKEAENCDCLQGFQICHSLGGGTGSGMGTLLISKIREEYPDRMMMTFSVFPSPKVSDTVVEPYNATLSVHQLVENADECMVLDNEALYDICFRTLKLTNPSFGDLNHLISTTMSGVTCCLRFPGQLNSDLRKLAVNLIPFPRLHFFMVGFAPLTSRGSQQYRALTIPELTQQMWDAKNMMCAADPRHGRYLTASALFRGKMSTKEVDEQLINIQNKNSSYFVEWIPNNVKSSVCDIPPTGLSMSSTFMGNSTSIQEMFRRVSEQFTVMFRRKAFLHWYTGEGMDEMEFTEAESNMNDLVSEYQQYQDAVAEDEEEYEDEDEAEM
- the LOC119986863 gene encoding glutamate--cysteine ligase, chloroplastic-like — translated: MFIKPAFFVKSKLRAVHHLAHSTLSDRILKFPAVVFVESLVPKTGLKTAFRDGLLRHVAQDVVKLAKDGLERRGFKESGFLNEVAEVVRTGNSFGIYNLYHSMWWSEIRDNVMAGVTPAEKLLELYHGKWCQSVDPVFEELLY